CCTGATTTAAAGCTGGTCCCTCCCCGACGAGATCTGAGACTTGAAGCGTTGGCAGATATCGTCAATCACGAAAAATTCATCCATTCGCATTGCTACCGCGCTGATGAGATTCTGATGCTGCTTCGCGTCGCTTCCAATTTGGGGGTCCGCGTCTGGTCGCTGCAGCATGTGTTGGAAGGGTATAAGATTGCACCGGAAATTCTGGCGCATGGCGCCAGTTGCAGTACGTTTTCTGACTGGTGGGCGTACAAGATTGAAGCCTTTGATGCCGTTCCGCATAACGCTGCTTTGCTCAATGAAGCCGGGATCAATACCGTAATCAAAAGTGATGACTGGGAACTGATTCGGCACCTTTACCTGGAAGCGGCTAAAACAGTACGCTATGGAAACCTGTCCTTCGGTGATGCCCTGCAGACGATTACTATCAATCCGGCCCGCGAACTAGGATTGGATCAACAGATCGGTTCGATCGAGATCGGAAAAGATGGGGATTTCGCCATTTTCAATGGACATCCATTGAATGCGTATTCTCGTTGTGAAATGACCATCATTGAAGGTGAAGTTTACTTTGATCGCTTGAAGCAACCGACGGCGATGTCTGAAACCGCGGAAAAGCGGTCGGCCCATTCCCGTACCGTGATTGTGGAGCAGGAAGATCTGCCACTGGAGCTACCGGCTGCCAATGTAACTGAATTTGCCATCACAGGAGCAACTCTGCATCCCATTGATCGCAAGTCGATTCCCGGTGGGATACTGATAGTGCGAAACCAGAAGATTGAATATGTTGGCCCTGCAAAACCGTTACCCAAGGGGCTTCCGCAGGTTGATGCGAAGGGGCTGCACGTCTACCCCGGGATGATCGATACTGGAACGACCCTGGGGTTGACTGAGATCGATAAGGTTAAAGAGACGCGAGATTATTCCGAAAGTGGTGACTTACAGCCTGATCTGCGAACGGGAGTCGCCATCAATCCAGATTCCGAGCTGTTTCCCGTTGCCCGTGCGGGGGGGATTACAACTGTGCTGGTCTGCCCGCAGTCCGGTCTGATCGCCGGACAGTCATCTATCGTTCAGACAGCCGGCTGGACCGCTCCCGAGATGGTCATGCAACTGGAAGCGGGGCTACATATTAATTGGTCGACCAAAAAAGATCGACAGGATGAACTCAAAGAGTTTTTCAAGCAGGCACGCCTGTACCAGAAACTAAAATCACAAACCAAATCCGATGAAGTGCGGCGTCCTGTGACAGATCCACGGTATGAGGCTTTGATGCCTTATCTTGATGGTAAAAAGCCAGTGTTGATCGAGGCCAATTCGCGAGAGGCGATTGCCGGAGCACTGCTTTTTGCAGAAGAACAGAAACTCAAGATGATAATTGCAGGCGGCGCTGATGCCTGGAAATTGACGAAAGAACTCAAAGAGAGAAAAGTACCAGTCATTGTTGGGCCGGTCATGCATCGGCCTGAAGAAAGCTATGATCCATTCGATGCACCTTACACAAATCCGGCTCATCTTCATGATGCTGGGGTGCCATTCTGCATTCGTTCTAACAGTGCCTGGAACTCGCGGAATACTCCCTTTGAAGCTGCTATGGCGGTTGCTTATGGTCTGCCTGAAGAAGCTGCGATGCGTTCTGTTACCCTGTCTGCGGCTGAGATTCTCGGTATCGAAGAACAGGTTGGTTCCCTGACGAAAGGGAAGCTGGCCAATCTGATTATCAGTGATGGCTCACCTTTGCAGCAGACTTCACACATTAAAGCTGTCTGTGTGGCAGGCCAAATCATGCCACCGGAAAGCAAGCAGACCCGGTTGTACAAACGATATCGTCAACGTCTGCAGGAATTCCAGAAGTCTTCCGGAGACAAAGCGGTTCCCTTGCCCCTCGAAACTCAAAAAACAGATGCGTTGAAAAAGCCTGCTAACACGAAGTAAGCGAGGCTTATCGCAGGATGCTGCCGCCCACGTCTTCAATTTTAAGGACATGCATTGTGCGGCTGTAACGGTCTGGATTCTTTTTGAATTCTTCACGTGATTCCAGATCGACAAACAGGTACAGGTTGCGGTCATAATAGGCACCATATTTGGTATCACCTGGAATGGCCCGATCCTGTTTGTTCAGGATCACTGGGTCGCAACCCAGTAACTGCGGTGCATATCGCCCCGGGTCGACTTTGAAGATTTCCAGTTCTCTACGGCTTGCCAGATGATAAGTGATTCCCTGGTATGGCCAACTGAATTCTTCCTGTCCCTTCTTCCATTCCCGATCCCTGGTCAAAGCGACCGGGCTGTAACCTTCGAGCCCTACGCGATCTGGAGTGGAAGCAACATAGGATTTCTGAGTATTTGCAGGTTCCGGCTCTTCCTCTGTCTGCTGTTCCATTTCCTGACGCTTGCGTTCCATCAGTTCCTGTTTGCTTTTCTGAGCCAGATATACCCGTCGGTCTTTTTCATAGCGGGAGGCACCACGGCCCAGGAAACTGAGATAGACGTTTTGATTCTGAAATCCGTCCGTACGAGTGATAATCGTCCCCGTGGGAGTCAGTAGAATGTCACTGGGTAAGGAACGGACATTGAATCGATCGACGAGATGACGGTTCTGATCGCTGTCAATTTTGACACCGATCACTCGTTGACCGAACAGATTCTTAACGGCAGCGGTTCGCAATACCGTTTGTTCCATCTGATGGCAGGGACCACACCATGAAGCATGAAAATGCAGCAGAATAGGCAGGTCTTTAGTCTGGGCCTGTTTCTGGGCAGCGTCAAAATCATGCAACCATTCACCAGCAGAGGACTGGCTGATGGAGATCACGAATAGCGAGAACGTGACTGTTAAGATTGATAAACTTTGACGGTTTGGTTTGACGATGGTAAATCGCATTTAAGAGCCCCTACAAGACTTCCCGTATTCCTGTGCCTTCAGTGCGCGCAGAGAAGCGGATATCAGGTTCGATTCAGTTCTGATAACTTCATTTTTATCGGTTGATTGAGGGGTGGTTGTTCTGAAGTATTACGCAGTTCTTGAATCAGGAGGGAAGGAACTGCGAAAAACGGGGGATCATGACGGATAAGTTCAAGCAGACACAGTCATACTTCAACCAGTTTGACTAACCGGAACGAAAGCAGAACGCAGGAAATTGCGCTTTATTCAGCGAGACAGGGCTGAACAAAGGAGAGAAAGTTTTCCAGCAACTGTAACCCACACTCTGTGAGGATTGATTCGGGGTGGAATTGAACTCCAAAGAGCGACGCGGTCTGATGCTCAATCGCCATTGGTATTCCCTCACTGGTCCGCGCTGTGATTATCAGTTCAGCTGGTAAAGTAGTCTCATCAATGATCAGTGAGTGGTAGCGTGTGGCTGGAAACGGATCAGGTAAACCAGCTAAAAGTCGGGAACTCTGATGGTGTATCAGCGATGTCTGACCATGAATCGGTTCAGGTGCGCGGATGATCTCTCCTCCAAGACTCGCGGCGATAGACTGATGTCCCAGACAGACTCCCAGGATTGGAACCTGATTAATAAAGTGCCTTACCAGATCCTGGCAGAGACCAGCCTCCTGGGGAGTACAGGGACCAGGCGAGAGAACAATCGCAGTCGGCGCCAGCTGAGTGACTTCCGCAATCGTTATCTGATCATTACGTACGACGTGGGTCTGCTGCCCGAGTTCTTCAAAGTACCGGGCCAGATTAAACACAAAACTGTCGTAGTTGTCGATAATTAGAATCATTTGTCTCTTCTCAAGAGAATGATCAGGGTTTCAGGGCGGCGAGCATACCAGCTGCTTTGTGCAACGTTTCCTCATACTCCAGTCGTGGTTGGCTCTGAGCTACGATGCCTCCCCCAACAGGAAATTGAATCCAGCCTTTTCTGATCGTAAAGGTCCTGATCAGAATATTGCTGCCAAATTCACCGTTTAGTCCTGCATAGAAGAGCGAGCCACAATAAGGGCCCCGGACCGTAGGTTCCAGTTCGGCGATAATTTCCATGGCACGGACTTTGGGAGCACCGCTGATCGAACCGCCCGGAAATGAGGCTGCCAACAGATCCCAGACACTATGCTCTGGTTTAAGCTTTCCACGTACCTCGGAAACGAGATGCTGGACCGTTTCGTATGTCTCCACTTCACACAAATGGGGGACGCGAATGGTACCAGGCTGACAAACACGGGACAGGTCATTCCGCAGCAGGTCAACGATCATGACGTTTTCCGCCTGATCCTTTTTACTTTCCCGCAGTTCATCACGTGTCAATAAATCGGCTTCGGGGACTGTCTTACGCCTCCGGGTTCCCTTGATGGGGCGGGTCTCAACTTCGTTGTCCGATAGTTGCAGGAAGCGTTCCGGGGAGGCGCTGAGTACCGTCCAGTCATCCCAGGCAAAGTAGCCAGCAAAGGGAGCCGCATTACGTGATCGTAAATTGAGGTAGAGGTCTGCGGCTGGCATCGTAGCCGGACTGAGTAATCGCTGTGAGAAATTCGCCTGAAAAATATCACCTGCGTAGATATATTCAATGATTCGCTCAATACGACGCAGAAACTCGTCTTTGCTGAAATTGCTGAAGATACCTGGAAATCCAACAACCTCCTGGCAGGCAGCGAGATCCTTTTGTTCCAACCACGTTCCCTGATTCGGTTGAGGAGACACAGGCTTGTTTTGCTGAAGTAAAACCGCATCAATTCGTCGTTTGATTTCACGGAGTCGCCGGGCAGCCTGATCGGTACATTGTGAGTCCAGGGTGCCATCAAATCCGTGGACGATCAGCCAGGCACGATGTTGTTGATGATCCCAGGCGATGACCCAGTCATAAAAGCCGACAGCGAGATCAGGGAGCCCGAATTCATCATTGATTGCCCGGGGAAACTGTTCCCAACTGCGTCCAAGTTCATAAGAAAGCAATCCTGCAAAGCCTCCCTGGAATGGGGGAAGTTCTGAAATCGCTGGTCTCCACAAATCTCTATGAAGTCTTCTGATCGTCTCGAAGGGATCAGTTCCCAAGCGGGCCTGTTGAATCTGAAAACGTTTCAAAGGGTTGCACATCAGGTAGGAGTAGCGGCCCAGAGATCCGGCATCACGGGCGCTGTCCAGGACGAGGAGCCCCTTTTCGCTAGTAAATTCCTGAAGCAGAGATTCGAGGTCCGGACAGGGGGTGAGCTCTTCGACGAGCGGGAACTGGCTCGTATCCCCAGTCCCCTGCACAGGGGAGCAATGTGAGAGATCCTGAGAGACATTACCGGACATAACTGAACAATTTCGAACTAAAACGCGAAAAGAGCAACTGTGAGAATCGCTGAAACCGACCTTAGTATATCAGGACCCTTTATGTTAAGGAATCATCAGCGGGGGCCGCATTGAGGTCCTTTTCCCTCTTCCTGCCTGCGTTCTTGAGCACTGACTTCCTCCTGTGTCAAAAAGCCCCAGCTTAACGGCTGATCCTGCTGATACTGTTTTCCCAATGTAAGTGCGGTCACAGCTTTACACATCTCGTAACCCAGATAAAACGCATGTGAAGCATCCAATGATTTAGAGGCGACTGCCTGGAACTGATCAAACAGTTCATAAGGATCTGTCCCCTTCCAGTACCCATCACGATTCATGATGTGGATTTCGTTCTCTTCGGCAAATATGCGATAGTTGGGGTCACGTATCTGACTGGCCAGATTCTGTAGCGCCTCGGCACCCAGTTGTTTCAGTTTAGGGTCCCGGAGCATCACCAGTTGATAGTGAATGTGCTTGGGTAGAGTTTTATTCTCAATCGCATATTTGACCAGTCGTCGGGCATGATCAAATTCTGTCACTGCGGTCCGCGCCCAGTTGATTACTTCCGTAGCCAGAACGCTCTTGATTCGTAATTCCTGACAGAGGGCAGCCAGGACGAGGTTCATACCTGCGGTGTCGACCTCGGTCAGTTCTGTCAGATTGCCAATCCCCATCATGATTTCAAAATCAGGAAACTCACGCCGTGCCCGGTAATATCTTTCCAGCGATGCACCGAAGCCGTAACCAATCGGTTCCAGGATGGGATCGATGCGAAAGGGCGTGTTCGACTGCAGTAATTGATCTACTATTTTATGGATGGAATCGAAATCTTCGGGGAGATCGGGAATTGCCACCACCTCTGTTCCCAGCCTGGAAACCCAGTCGAGATTTGAATGATTACAACTCAAGATCAGTTCGGCTCCATTGTTAACTGCGGCTTCGACTTCTGCCTGGTCGAAACTGTCAATCGAGACCCGGTGGCCAGCCTCGACCAAAAGTCGCACGACTTCTCCCGCTCTGCTCCAGCTTTCTCCCGGAACACAGCCGACATCGATCAGGTCGGCACCTTTGTTCCGATAAAGGTCTGCCTGTCGCAGAATTTCCTCGTCTGAAAGCAGAGGAGCATGATTAATCTCTGCCAGAATTTCGATATCAAATCCTGAGAGATCTCGGGGAGGACGGTCTGCCTGTCCAAAATACTCGGGGAGATCGAAGTGGTCTTTGGGACCTCGTTCAAACCGGACACCAAAGTGATCGGTCAACTCCTGCAGGTCTCCTTTACACATGCCGGGGAGCATAACCCAATCGATAGCTTCCGGAACCTGCAGACGGCGTCTGATCAGCGGAACGTGCAACAAGGCAGCGACCTGCACATTCAAAACGGTGACTTCATACTCAAATCCCACCTGAGGAGCGAGTTTTTCCAGAACTTCCCGAAGCGAAAATTCGGCCAGTCTACCGGTAACAAACAAAATCCGTTCCGGATGCCCGATTGAGTCGTTTTTGTTCAAGCGTCCGTTTTCTCCTAGTGAACCCACTTTTTAGGGAAACCATCAAGTGCCGAATCCTCGGCTGGTTGCCAGAGAACAGTCTCTTCAATTTTTTGTGCGAGGCTGGTGTCCTTGGCTGTGATGGCACGAACTTTGTGAGTTTGCAGCTTAACGGTGACAGCAGCATAGCCAACGTTCAGATCGGGATGGTGGTTTCCAGCCTCGGCCAGATAACCTATCGTATTCACCAGCATCAGGGTATGGGACCAGCCGGGGGT
The genomic region above belongs to Gimesia chilikensis and contains:
- a CDS encoding thioredoxin family protein; this encodes MRFTIVKPNRQSLSILTVTFSLFVISISQSSAGEWLHDFDAAQKQAQTKDLPILLHFHASWCGPCHQMEQTVLRTAAVKNLFGQRVIGVKIDSDQNRHLVDRFNVRSLPSDILLTPTGTIITRTDGFQNQNVYLSFLGRGASRYEKDRRVYLAQKSKQELMERKRQEMEQQTEEEPEPANTQKSYVASTPDRVGLEGYSPVALTRDREWKKGQEEFSWPYQGITYHLASRRELEIFKVDPGRYAPQLLGCDPVILNKQDRAIPGDTKYGAYYDRNLYLFVDLESREEFKKNPDRYSRTMHVLKIEDVGGSILR
- a CDS encoding anthranilate synthase component II, whose protein sequence is MILIIDNYDSFVFNLARYFEELGQQTHVVRNDQITIAEVTQLAPTAIVLSPGPCTPQEAGLCQDLVRHFINQVPILGVCLGHQSIAASLGGEIIRAPEPIHGQTSLIHHQSSRLLAGLPDPFPATRYHSLIIDETTLPAELIITARTSEGIPMAIEHQTASLFGVQFHPESILTECGLQLLENFLSFVQPCLAE
- a CDS encoding anthranilate synthase component I family protein; translation: MSGNVSQDLSHCSPVQGTGDTSQFPLVEELTPCPDLESLLQEFTSEKGLLVLDSARDAGSLGRYSYLMCNPLKRFQIQQARLGTDPFETIRRLHRDLWRPAISELPPFQGGFAGLLSYELGRSWEQFPRAINDEFGLPDLAVGFYDWVIAWDHQQHRAWLIVHGFDGTLDSQCTDQAARRLREIKRRIDAVLLQQNKPVSPQPNQGTWLEQKDLAACQEVVGFPGIFSNFSKDEFLRRIERIIEYIYAGDIFQANFSQRLLSPATMPAADLYLNLRSRNAAPFAGYFAWDDWTVLSASPERFLQLSDNEVETRPIKGTRRRKTVPEADLLTRDELRESKKDQAENVMIVDLLRNDLSRVCQPGTIRVPHLCEVETYETVQHLVSEVRGKLKPEHSVWDLLAASFPGGSISGAPKVRAMEIIAELEPTVRGPYCGSLFYAGLNGEFGSNILIRTFTIRKGWIQFPVGGGIVAQSQPRLEYEETLHKAAGMLAALKP
- a CDS encoding DUF6513 domain-containing protein; amino-acid sequence: MNKNDSIGHPERILFVTGRLAEFSLREVLEKLAPQVGFEYEVTVLNVQVAALLHVPLIRRRLQVPEAIDWVMLPGMCKGDLQELTDHFGVRFERGPKDHFDLPEYFGQADRPPRDLSGFDIEILAEINHAPLLSDEEILRQADLYRNKGADLIDVGCVPGESWSRAGEVVRLLVEAGHRVSIDSFDQAEVEAAVNNGAELILSCNHSNLDWVSRLGTEVVAIPDLPEDFDSIHKIVDQLLQSNTPFRIDPILEPIGYGFGASLERYYRARREFPDFEIMMGIGNLTELTEVDTAGMNLVLAALCQELRIKSVLATEVINWARTAVTEFDHARRLVKYAIENKTLPKHIHYQLVMLRDPKLKQLGAEALQNLASQIRDPNYRIFAEENEIHIMNRDGYWKGTDPYELFDQFQAVASKSLDASHAFYLGYEMCKAVTALTLGKQYQQDQPLSWGFLTQEEVSAQERRQEEGKGPQCGPR
- a CDS encoding 4a-hydroxytetrahydrobiopterin dehydratase encodes the protein MTEDQALTEEQIQEFLNTYSAWELRDGWLRRKFGTPGWSHTLMLVNTIGYLAEAGNHHPDLNVGYAAVTVKLQTHKVRAITAKDTSLAQKIEETVLWQPAEDSALDGFPKKWVH